A DNA window from Oryctolagus cuniculus chromosome 21, mOryCun1.1, whole genome shotgun sequence contains the following coding sequences:
- the UQCR10 gene encoding cytochrome b-c1 complex subunit 9 has product MAGPTISSRLYSLLFRRTSTFALTIVVGALFFERAFDQGADAIYEHINQGKLWKHIKHKYENKE; this is encoded by the exons ATGGCGGGCCCTACGATCTCTTCGAGGTTGTACTCCTTGCTGTTCCGTCGGACTTCCACCTTTGCTCTCACCATCGTCGTGGGCGCCCTGTTCTTCGAGCGCGCCTTCGATCAAGGCGCGGACGCGATCTACGAGCACATCAACCAGGGG AAGCTGTGGAAACACATCAAGCACAAGTATGAGAACAAGGAGTAG